The genomic window aataaaaatatatattattcacgatcgaatgataattaattttataaaaaataattaaaaatatacaaaacaaCATGTATTTTTGTCAACGTGCACTCTACCATCCCACCGTGCATTTCATCGTATGAGTCAATAAATTCTAGGCACCCAGACATGCCTTTAGGGTAGGTTTTAGGAGCTTAAGGTCACGTCAAGACAACCCAGCAAGAATACTTGGATTAAAACGTTGAAGACATTTTCCTCTCTATTTAACATCGCGTCACTGGACCCTGCCACCCTAACCCTCTGGTACTGTATGCCCTGATGGCTTCTAACAAAGAAATCCAGCCAATGGTAAGGGTGATAGCCGTCGTGGTGGTGCCCTTACCGGCCCAAGGCCACCTCAACCAGCTCCTCCATCTCTCCCGCCTCCTCGCGGCCCGCCGCATCCCCGTCCACTACGTCGGCTCAGCCTCGCACAACCGCCAAGCCCGGGAGCGCGCCCTCGGCTGGCCGCCGGAGACCCCCGCCCACCACCCCATCCGCTTCCACGACTTCTTTCTCCCCCCCTTCCCTTCCCCTCCCGCCTCCACCCACGCCCCCCTCGCtcacctccttcctctcttcgaTGCCGCAGCCCTCCACTTCCGCTACCCCCTCGCTGCCCTCCTCCGATCCCTCACCACCAACTCCCGCCGCGTCGTTCTCATCCATGACTCCACCATGGCCTTCGCTGCCAGCGTCGCCGCCTCCGTCCCCCACGTCGAGGCCTTCTCCTTCCACAGTGTCTCCGCCTTCGCCCTCCTGTTGTTTTACTGCGAGTCTCGTCGCAAATACCCCGACGACCCCTCCATCGCCAAACTGAACCTCCCCCACATACCCAACAACGCGTGCTTCACCCAACAGTTCTTGGATTTCCTCCGCCGCCAGCATGAATCGACCGCCGCTGACTCTGGTCGCCTCTTCAACACCTGTCGTGGAATCGAAGGAAGATTTATCGACCTGCTAGCACGAGAGCCGGAGTGGCGAAACCAGAAAACCTTCGCCATCGGCCCATTGAATCCGGTATCCATCACCAAGATGACCGGTTACGGCACCCGCCATCCCTGTCTGGATTGGCTGGACAGGCAGCCGCCGGCGTCGGTCATGTACGTGTCGTTCGGGACAACGTCGGCGCTATCCGACGAGCAACTCCTCGAGCTGGCATGGGGCCTCGAGGCCAGCCGGCAGCGCTTCATCTGGGTGCTCCGGGATGCCGACAGGGCCGACATTTACACGGAGGAAGGCGCagaggggaagcagaaggcgaaGAAGCGCCGAGAGGAGTGGCTGGGACGCCTGGACTACGACCGGAGGGTGGAGCGGGTAGGGAGGTTGGTAGAGTGGGCCCCGCAGCTGGAGATCCTGGCCCACCCCTCGACAGGGGGTTTCATGAGCCACTGCGGGTGGAATTCGTGCATGGAGAGCATGAGCATGGGGGTCCCGCTGCTGACGTGGCCCATGCACTCGGACCAGCCCAGGAACGCGCTTCTTGTGACCCGCGTCCTCCGGGTGGGTATCACGGCGAGGGACTGGGCCAGGAGGAACGAAGTCGTGCCGGCGGCGGAGATAAGGGATTCGATCGTGAGGCTGATGGTGAGCGAGGAAGGGAAGGAGGTGAGGGTCAGAGCGAAGGCCGTAGGTGGTGTAGTCCGGCACGCCACCACGGAAGGTGGCACCTCCCGGGCTGATTTCGATGCCTTCATCACCCATATTACCCAGTGAAAGAAATCGAGTATACCCGGGTTGGTGGCCTGCCATGGCTCCACGTATTATTTCTTCGGGAAACCTAACCTCCAGTCCTTTGTCTGATCATCATCTTAAGTTTAGTCATTCGTATGTTATGTGTAATGCTGGCATGCAATTATTTTTTGTTTCTGTATGGTTATATTTGTTTTGTATATAGCTGTTTAAATATATACAGGAGCAGGAACTATATACACAAAATGATCATCAAAATCTGGAAACAGAAACAAAATTTTTGGTTAGCAGAAGAAACATGAAATAGAATATAATACAAGAGGTTACACCATTTTCTTTCTTTGTGGTTAAGCAGGGACTATATATAAAATGATCATCAAAATCTAGCTAGAAACAGAAACAAAATTTTTGGTCAGAAGAAATTAAACATGAAATTGAAGACAATACAAGAGGTTACACCATTTTCTTTCTTTGTGGTTGCGagttattaatttatcaaatgtATTGTTTATTTTTGCTAGGCCAGCTGGGGTtccaagtatatatatatatatataacgcaTGGTGCATGCGATGGGTTAAAAGCATTAATTTGGAGAGAGCGACGGAGGGCACTGATAGCTTTTGCCTCCTCTATTTTATTTGTTCGGAGTTTCTTTCATCATGATTGCAATGTATCGATGGAAAGTAttgtttttttttctctctctctatctctttttctttttttcttttttatttttttaaggccATCCGGATTTCCCATAAGTGTATCGTGGTCCAAGTTCAATGGTCTCCCAATAgctatagagagagaaaagaggaaccCTGTGTCTCGCATTCTTTAATTTATTTGGTTGACTCAGAATCGTAGTTTGCCAAACAGCATTTAGTAGACAGTCGTAGCTTGTAGCGAGAGTTGTCATCGCAAAAGctgacgtttttttttttttgaaaaaaaaattgcaaggtcGGTGCTATCATTTGTCTTCCTCCATTGATCTATAACTTCAATCAAACTGTTTATATACCTGCAGACGATTTGACCTATCATGATATTCGTACATTTAGATGCTTTTATTGCACGATGAAGACTATTAGCTGctaaaaatatcttcaatcaacaataagTAGATCTGTCGGCATACATGAATATATATTTCACGAGCAATGCATTTATCAAATTCAAAAGGAATTCAGTCACCGAAATGCTCGATAAGAAATATATATTCTTGTCTCACAAAGATACAGAAATCTCAACCACTCTGCGGAAGTTACCCGTAGATTGTTTTCCTTGTAAGACTTGACCAGAACCAAATGAGGAAAAAAAACCTGAAAAATTATGAGGCTTAGAGGCATCTTGCCGACAGCGCAAATAGTTGATCCATCAGTTTATTGCTCGCCCCACCGTCGTAAGCGATTAGCCAGCAGTTGGAGACGCCGGATAAAACGAAAAGCGTGTCGCTCGCGTCTGCGTCAATGAAAAGGCGTGGGCCCGGGATGTTTGAAAAGCCGGTATTAAGATGGCATTTGAAAgagatactttaaattttatcaaaaaaagagatattttaaatcatattttttgagTAATGAAAAAAACGTTTACACCATGCATGAAAGACTGTTGCATGACATGGCTTCCTAGTTTGTAAGATGGCAGCACAAATTTTCTCCAGCATTTTGCTTGTGCGAAGACTGACTGAAGTAGTGATGTAATTTTGCGATGAGAACGTTTTGTTCCACATTATTGCTTTCTGAAATGTGACTCAAATAGTTATCAACAGGTATGGTGTGTTTTCGTTGCACCTTTTTTCTGAACCGGGAATCATGAGGTATGCCATTTTCATGAAGCAAAATGGTTGTGCAAAGCGGTctttttgaatgatttttttttaaagccCCAGtccatttttatttattattttttgttcttaaaaattaattcataaaatttgatgaataTACTTGgtgctattatttttatttttttaaaaaaatattttcttaacttaaaaaatataaataaaaaatcttgatttttattatttaaaataaaaaaattcatatttttactaTGATCGCAATATCACGATACTACCATCATTATTATCTTCACCACCATCACTTTACATCTACTGTCATCGCCACTTCTATTATTGCCTCCCCTATATAATCATCCTTGTTATTATAACCATCATTGTTTTTGCTTCCATCATACCACTACCACCATCGTCATTGTCTTTACTATGCCATCATCCCATGCTTACAATATCATATTAATTTGTAACCACCTCCATTACCACAACTTCATACTTCTCCCGCTAATACAGCTGTCGCTACTTTTGTTTCCACTACCACCATTATATTTATCCTTCTATAATATATTAACTATTCCAAAtttatttactattttaaaattttgaaacttatttttttatctctaaaaatagaagaaatgcCCATGACTGCCTAATTAAACTCCTATCACTCTCAATCCTAGCACTTCTACCTCATTAAACCTATCAACGAATCGAATTCGGATCGGAACCTGGATATCCAGATCCGGACTCGATTTTAGTTACTGATACCGGATTCGGACCCGAATACCTGACAGATCTAGCCTTGAAATATCAGATCTGGACTCTAATGAGTCTCGAATATCCGAATCCGATTCCGAAATCCGAAACTCATATTTaaagtctcaaaaaaaaaacttaaaaattatacaataatctaaaaaaatatataaaaattatacaatcatataatcatacaaataaaaatataaaaattattcaaatacAATAAGTAAAACTCCAATTAAAACATCCAAAAACATAacaacatataatatatatatatatatatatatatatatatatatatatatatatatatatattattattattcgaATCTTGGGTCTATCGGGTCTGGGTATTAAATATTCAGATCCTATCCGTTTACATGATGGTTTATCGGATTCGGATAAACAGATCTAATACTAATACTAGATCCAGATCCATCGGATAAATACCTATGAGTCTCGGATCTGGATCCGATCCATTGACAGCTCTATATCCCATGCCTGTGTGACCATGTCCTCTGTTTTTATAAGAAAACATTAATGTTCGAGCTTCTTTACATTTCTTCATCCACTTTATTCTCTCCCTGCAATCCGACGAAAGAATTCAGATCAAGCAGATGACAATGATTTCATTTCATCCAGATTCTTCATAATAGATGGTGTGTTTACTATCCTTGCAATTTCAAATAAATTGTCAATAATAAAACTTTATAATTTCAATATTTATTCTTCCTTTTAGGTCTATTTGCTACATGCATTTATGTGCAGGCATAAATTTAAGCATATGGGTATGACTATTAACACACATGTGCATAATTTGCACATGCATATGATCATCTGTGATTTCTAAAATATGAAGAGGCAAACCATCAAATTTAGCCATGCAACAACAGTAATAACAGCAGCAACAATAATAAGAACAATAATAAGCTTCACCACCATTGTCAGTCATAATGTCGCCGCCACCATGGCTCAGTATTCCTTTATTAATAGTTTCATCAGTGTACAATCGAATTGAATACtcaatactatataaaattaataaaattttatcaagaaAACCAATATGGTAAAGCAAGGCTCTTGTAGAACCAAATTAGCTCCTAATTAGCAATGGACATGATAGCTTCGTGGCGCGCAGTTGCACAACCCAGTGGATTTTTCatcagagaagaaaaataaaaaatagtttctCAACTGAACTCGGATGATACTTGTCTCAAAAGTCATCAAAATATAAGAACACTAGTTTAAAAGCCATCCATCCATTTATAAGTAACTTGTGCTCAAATTGATATGCGGCTCAATCAGTCTTACCGAACCAATACCAAGCTTTATTTGGGATATGATAAATGATTAAGTTCCTAAATATTCCAAGAGGTTGTTTAGTTGTCACGAGATTTCTTAAAACAAATAACCACACAACCATGTATTTGCGAAAcaactttaattttttaaaaggTTGATCATTTCTTCATCTACTGACTGCCATTACTAGAACATCAATTCTAGTATATGTATCATCTTATGTTGTCATCTATTGTTAATGCGCTATTGTCACATTTCTTTACTTAGCAATTAGATGTTTTTGATTCAATTTTTGTTTGATGCAcctttaaaatctaaaatagtaAAAATGAGTAATTATAGTAGTGATAGATATTGTCTTCTTTCTCTT from Elaeis guineensis isolate ETL-2024a chromosome 4, EG11, whole genome shotgun sequence includes these protein-coding regions:
- the LOC140856905 gene encoding zeatin O-glucosyltransferase-like — protein: MASNKEIQPMVRVIAVVVVPLPAQGHLNQLLHLSRLLAARRIPVHYVGSASHNRQARERALGWPPETPAHHPIRFHDFFLPPFPSPPASTHAPLAHLLPLFDAAALHFRYPLAALLRSLTTNSRRVVLIHDSTMAFAASVAASVPHVEAFSFHSVSAFALLLFYCESRRKYPDDPSIAKLNLPHIPNNACFTQQFLDFLRRQHESTAADSGRLFNTCRGIEGRFIDLLAREPEWRNQKTFAIGPLNPVSITKMTGYGTRHPCLDWLDRQPPASVMYVSFGTTSALSDEQLLELAWGLEASRQRFIWVLRDADRADIYTEEGAEGKQKAKKRREEWLGRLDYDRRVERVGRLVEWAPQLEILAHPSTGGFMSHCGWNSCMESMSMGVPLLTWPMHSDQPRNALLVTRVLRVGITARDWARRNEVVPAAEIRDSIVRLMVSEEGKEVRVRAKAVGGVVRHATTEGGTSRADFDAFITHITQ